Proteins encoded within one genomic window of Amycolatopsis nigrescens CSC17Ta-90:
- a CDS encoding CRTAC1 family protein, with translation MSTTVNRIRRQLPGIVAVVLLVIGYFVVSLPTTPAADAERMASKYSFTPMTIAMPDASKQQSIRKVNKAYEHIRAWISSVGAGVAMNDLDGDGLPNDLCLVDPRTDQIVVTPTPGARSDRYAPFALDPAPLPMSDVIAPMGCVPGDFNEDGQLDVLGYYWGRTPILFLKDPAAPGLDVRAYRSVELAPGDNAENGVYTGPQWNTNAATVGDFDGDGHQDIFIGNYFPDGPVLDDRIDGGVVMNRSMSHARNGGGKYIFRQTGITAGTPAYLCADDALPEQARGGWSLAASATDLDGDLLPELYIGNDFGHDFLLHNRSTPGKFEFAALMGPATPGVPKSKRLGNDSFKGMGVDFGDLSHNGRYDFFVSNITTSFGIEESNFQFMSTAGDMAEQRAKFQQGVAPYEDRSGETGTAWSGWGWDVKIEDFNNSGSPVIAQATGFVKGGTNRWPQLQELATANDALLDNPLWWPKLEAGDDVGGNQTMQFFAKGDDGKYTDLAGELGLAVPVPTRGIGTGDADADGRLDFAVARQWEAPIFYHNDSPDTGSFLGLRLTDETSGSPAIGAQVCVTTADGRKFIGRVDGSSGHSGRRSHEVHIGLGEDVTGPLQVNLQWRDSSGQPRQQDITTSTGWHSYQLGAQAREK, from the coding sequence CTGCCCGGCATCGTCGCCGTCGTACTGCTGGTGATCGGGTACTTCGTGGTGAGCCTGCCGACGACACCGGCCGCCGACGCGGAGCGCATGGCGAGCAAGTACTCGTTCACGCCGATGACGATCGCCATGCCGGACGCTTCGAAGCAGCAGAGCATCCGCAAGGTCAACAAGGCTTACGAGCACATCCGCGCCTGGATCTCCTCGGTCGGTGCCGGGGTGGCGATGAACGACCTCGACGGGGACGGCCTGCCCAACGACCTCTGCCTCGTCGATCCGCGCACCGACCAGATCGTGGTCACCCCGACTCCCGGCGCGCGATCCGACCGGTACGCGCCGTTCGCGCTGGACCCGGCGCCGTTGCCGATGAGCGACGTGATCGCGCCGATGGGCTGCGTGCCGGGCGACTTCAACGAGGACGGCCAGCTCGACGTGCTCGGCTACTACTGGGGGCGCACACCGATCCTGTTCCTGAAGGACCCGGCCGCGCCCGGACTGGACGTGCGGGCCTACCGGTCGGTCGAGCTGGCACCGGGGGACAACGCCGAGAACGGGGTGTACACCGGTCCGCAGTGGAACACCAATGCCGCCACGGTCGGCGACTTCGACGGTGACGGGCACCAGGACATCTTCATCGGCAACTACTTCCCCGACGGCCCGGTGCTCGACGACCGGATCGACGGTGGCGTGGTGATGAACCGTTCGATGTCGCACGCCCGCAACGGCGGCGGGAAGTACATCTTCCGGCAGACCGGGATCACCGCAGGCACCCCGGCCTACCTGTGCGCCGATGACGCACTGCCGGAGCAGGCGCGCGGCGGCTGGTCACTGGCGGCCAGCGCCACCGACCTCGACGGCGACCTGTTGCCGGAGCTCTACATCGGCAACGACTTCGGGCACGACTTCCTGCTGCACAACCGGTCGACCCCGGGCAAGTTCGAGTTCGCCGCGCTGATGGGACCCGCCACACCGGGCGTGCCCAAGTCCAAGCGGCTCGGCAACGACTCGTTCAAGGGCATGGGGGTCGACTTCGGCGACCTCAGCCACAACGGCAGGTACGACTTCTTCGTCAGCAACATCACCACGAGCTTCGGCATCGAGGAGAGCAACTTCCAGTTCATGAGCACCGCCGGGGACATGGCCGAGCAGCGGGCGAAGTTCCAGCAGGGCGTCGCGCCGTACGAGGACCGCAGCGGTGAGACCGGTACCGCCTGGTCGGGCTGGGGCTGGGACGTCAAGATCGAGGACTTCAACAACAGCGGCAGCCCGGTGATCGCGCAGGCGACCGGTTTCGTCAAGGGCGGCACGAACCGCTGGCCGCAGTTGCAGGAGCTGGCCACCGCGAACGACGCGCTGCTGGACAACCCGCTCTGGTGGCCGAAGCTGGAAGCCGGTGACGACGTCGGCGGCAACCAGACGATGCAGTTCTTCGCCAAGGGCGACGACGGCAAGTACACCGACCTCGCCGGCGAGCTAGGCCTCGCCGTCCCGGTGCCCACCCGCGGCATCGGGACCGGTGACGCCGACGCGGATGGCAGGCTCGACTTCGCGGTGGCCAGGCAGTGGGAAGCGCCGATCTTCTACCACAACGACAGTCCCGACACCGGATCCTTCCTCGGGCTGCGTCTGACGGACGAGACCTCCGGCTCGCCCGCGATCGGCGCGCAGGTGTGCGTGACCACCGCCGACGGACGCAAGTTCATCGGCAGGGTCGACGGCAGCAGCGGTCACTCCGGCCGCCGCAGCCACGAGGTCCACATCGGACTGGGCGAGGACGTCACCGGGCCGTTGCAGGTGAACTTGCAGTGGCGCGACAGCAGCGGCCAGCCGCGGCAACAGGACATCACGACGAGCACCGGCTGGCACTCGTACCAGCTCGGCGCACAGGCCAGGGAGAAGTGA
- a CDS encoding enediyne biosynthesis protein, whose amino-acid sequence MAEQKAGNPPRHDPKVIIALRRFAISITIFNILGYAVLGFEQPWSWPFIALATAYATEIGLELIGARAEKRPPRFAGGGAKGMIEFLFPAHITALALNMLTYVNTHYLVMMFGVVVAVSAKWVLRAPVRGRLRHYMNPSNFGIVVILLLFPWASISPPYHFTENVNNTISWIIVAIILISGTVLNAMLTNRMWLIGAWLITFVLQAVLRGLIFDTSIPAALGMMTGVAFVLYTNYMVTDPGTTPSKPASQVAFGAGVALFYGFFMIAHIAYGLFFATAAVCLVRGLFLWSLHFVNKSRLQFEAQQGQLVQATPLPAPAVAGKSESGSGAVAA is encoded by the coding sequence ATGGCCGAGCAAAAAGCAGGCAACCCCCCGCGGCACGATCCGAAGGTGATCATCGCGCTGCGCAGGTTCGCCATTTCGATCACCATCTTCAACATTCTGGGTTACGCGGTGCTCGGGTTCGAGCAGCCGTGGTCATGGCCCTTCATCGCACTGGCCACGGCCTACGCCACGGAGATCGGCCTGGAGCTGATCGGCGCCAGGGCCGAGAAACGCCCGCCGCGCTTCGCCGGCGGCGGTGCCAAGGGCATGATCGAATTCCTGTTCCCGGCGCACATCACCGCGCTGGCGCTGAACATGCTGACCTATGTCAACACGCACTACCTGGTGATGATGTTCGGGGTGGTCGTCGCGGTCAGCGCCAAGTGGGTGCTCCGGGCACCGGTGCGGGGCAGGCTGCGGCACTACATGAACCCGTCGAACTTCGGCATCGTGGTGATCCTGCTGCTGTTCCCGTGGGCCAGCATCTCGCCGCCGTACCACTTCACGGAGAACGTGAACAACACCATCAGCTGGATCATCGTGGCGATCATCCTGATCTCCGGCACCGTGCTCAACGCCATGCTGACCAACCGGATGTGGTTGATCGGCGCCTGGCTGATCACGTTCGTGCTGCAGGCGGTGCTCCGGGGACTGATCTTCGACACCTCGATCCCGGCGGCACTGGGCATGATGACCGGTGTGGCGTTCGTGCTGTACACGAACTACATGGTCACCGACCCGGGCACCACCCCGTCCAAACCGGCCTCGCAGGTGGCCTTCGGTGCCGGTGTGGCGTTGTTCTACGGCTTCTTCATGATCGCGCACATCGCATACGGCCTGTTCTTCGCCACCGCGGCGGTATGCCTGGTCCGCGGTCTTTTCCTGTGGTCGCTGCATTTCGTGAACAAGTCGCGGCTGCAGTTCGAGGCGCAGCAGGGGCAGCTGGTCCAGGCGACACCGTTGCCGGCACCGGCCGTCGCCGGCAAGTCTGAATCCGGATCTGGGGCCGTGGCGGCATGA
- a CDS encoding cytochrome P450, translated as MRTRVASRVARTAPPGPPRRATFGLLRKLFADRLALMSDAAVYGDVVRIAIGPKSLYLVNHPDHAKHVLADNSSNYHKGIGLKEARKALGDGLLTSDGETWREQRRAMQPAFGHKRIAKQAGLVASEVDGLVRRLAAREGGGPVEILHEMTGLTLGVLGKTLLDAELGGYESLGHSFEGVQDQAMFEAVTLGMVPSWLPLPKQLRFRESRDDLRRVADELVASRRANPVEGGDDVLSRLIASAGREPDPAVGRRRIRDELITLLLAGHETTASTLGWAFHLIDEHPAVRARLHAEAVEVLGDRLPVFEDLHRLKYTAMVVEEVMRLYPPVWLLPRVATEEDEIAGHRIPAGSDVVVVPYTLHRHPEFWPEPERFDPERFGQDRAAGRPRYAYIPFGAGPRFCIGNSLGMMEAAFVIAMISRDLVLAKPPGYPVVPEAMLSLRVRGGLPMHVRKARNPAI; from the coding sequence ATGAGAACGCGAGTGGCAAGCCGGGTGGCGCGCACCGCGCCACCCGGGCCCCCGCGCCGGGCGACCTTCGGGCTGTTGCGGAAGTTGTTCGCCGATCGGCTCGCGCTGATGTCGGACGCCGCGGTCTACGGCGACGTGGTCCGCATCGCCATCGGCCCGAAGTCGCTGTACCTGGTGAACCACCCGGATCACGCCAAGCACGTACTCGCGGACAACAGCTCCAACTACCACAAGGGAATTGGCCTCAAGGAGGCGCGAAAGGCACTCGGCGACGGGCTGCTCACCAGCGACGGCGAGACCTGGCGCGAGCAGCGCAGGGCGATGCAGCCGGCGTTCGGGCACAAGCGGATCGCGAAGCAGGCCGGCCTGGTGGCGTCCGAAGTGGACGGTCTGGTGCGGCGGCTGGCGGCCCGCGAGGGCGGCGGGCCGGTGGAGATCTTGCACGAGATGACCGGGCTCACCCTCGGCGTGCTCGGCAAGACCCTGCTCGACGCCGAACTCGGCGGTTACGAGTCGCTGGGCCACTCGTTCGAGGGCGTGCAGGACCAGGCCATGTTCGAGGCCGTCACGCTGGGCATGGTGCCGTCCTGGCTGCCGCTGCCAAAGCAGCTGCGGTTCCGGGAGTCGCGGGACGACCTGCGCCGGGTGGCCGACGAACTGGTCGCGTCGCGCAGGGCGAACCCGGTCGAGGGCGGCGACGACGTGCTGTCCCGGCTGATCGCGTCGGCAGGGCGGGAGCCCGATCCGGCGGTGGGCCGCCGCCGCATCCGCGACGAGCTGATCACGCTGCTGCTCGCCGGGCACGAGACGACGGCGAGCACGCTGGGCTGGGCCTTCCACCTGATCGACGAGCATCCCGCGGTGCGTGCGCGGTTGCACGCGGAGGCGGTCGAGGTGCTCGGTGACCGGTTGCCGGTCTTCGAGGACCTGCACCGGCTGAAGTACACCGCGATGGTGGTGGAAGAGGTGATGCGGCTGTACCCGCCGGTGTGGCTGCTGCCGCGGGTGGCCACCGAGGAGGACGAGATCGCCGGGCATCGCATCCCGGCGGGCTCCGACGTCGTGGTCGTGCCCTACACCCTGCACCGGCATCCGGAGTTCTGGCCGGAGCCGGAGCGATTCGACCCCGAGCGGTTCGGCCAGGACCGCGCCGCGGGCAGGCCGCGCTACGCCTACATCCCGTTCGGGGCCGGTCCACGGTTCTGCATCGGCAACAGCCTCGGCATGATGGAGGCCGCCTTCGTGATCGCGATGATCTCCCGCGACCTCGTGCTGGCCAAGCCGCCCGGCTACCCGGTGGTGCCCGAGGCGATGCTCTCCCTCCGGGTGCGCGGCGGGCTGCCGATGCACGTGCGCAAAGCGCGGAACCCAGCCATCTGA
- a CDS encoding DUF5987 family protein: protein MTTPAEEQDLTSTLEAFADTIIPGEKRWQGDRAIAGAAAGPGAVVAGALDLLHTPATGVTAGLPYLAQSLDEHARAYAGELGLELDDAVPPFVALAFEHRTALVGRLTTPGHPEKDGWVGLALFCNMAFDSAAHLHTADAIAAGHPGLLAMGWRAPDADGLWRFPDYSYRRVLADVHPDTTPSGSPA, encoded by the coding sequence GTGACCACCCCAGCCGAAGAGCAGGACCTGACCAGCACGCTGGAAGCCTTCGCGGACACCATCATTCCCGGCGAGAAGCGGTGGCAGGGTGATCGCGCGATCGCCGGTGCCGCGGCGGGCCCCGGCGCGGTCGTCGCGGGCGCGCTCGACCTGCTGCACACCCCGGCGACCGGGGTCACCGCCGGGTTGCCGTACCTGGCCCAGTCGCTCGACGAGCACGCCAGGGCCTACGCCGGCGAGCTCGGCCTGGAACTGGACGACGCGGTGCCCCCGTTCGTGGCGCTGGCGTTCGAGCACCGCACCGCGCTGGTGGGGCGGCTGACCACTCCGGGGCATCCGGAGAAGGACGGCTGGGTGGGCCTGGCGCTGTTCTGCAACATGGCCTTCGACAGCGCGGCGCATCTGCACACCGCCGACGCGATCGCCGCCGGCCATCCCGGGTTGCTGGCGATGGGCTGGCGGGCGCCGGACGCCGATGGGCTGTGGCGCTTCCCGGACTACTCCTACCGCCGCGTGCTGGCGGACGTTCACCCGGACACGACGCCTTCAGGGAGCCCGGCATGA
- a CDS encoding FAD-dependent oxidoreductase, with the protein MTDSVDRTEVERTDVLVVGSGFGGAITAYHLAAGGAKVTVLERGPWLEGKDFEHDFLLGSSYTRAFDFVIGDGMSVLGGNCVGGGSVVYFAAMPRAPRFVFDRHGSVGHRMWPAEIDRDSLDPWYDRVAEALPVAQQDWDDVSYAGGLWAAACHRAGHTANPAPVAVDNKLCTNCNWMMAGCRFDAKRSLLTNYLPGALAHGAEIRPLHEVQQLERTEDGGYRVHYNVIDDEDYRVHTGGGTIDAKIVVLAAGAGATPVILQRSKATLGDLPHAVGRYFSGNGERLNTAVLNEDKVKDVLGLSRADGIGYQANQIGKGPTVACWDFLDGALPEYDRFSLEQLYFPPGLGTILAQVPGADAPAWFGVRKREMIEQWRSWLTIFLMTEDDNEGVFGTPPPTGNAYRISQQMLGRGPLRYDPTENTRHGWALADAECKRIMEQDGLATIAPWTNDVVGAYTVHPLASCRIGDDPATSALHPNHELRGHPGIFVTDGSAVPSALTVNPAMTIAALAERAVPGIVRAAQERGVRVTYDGTLPGTPGGNTATLPLSVAAER; encoded by the coding sequence ATGACCGACAGTGTGGACCGTACCGAGGTTGAGCGCACCGATGTACTCGTCGTCGGCAGCGGGTTCGGTGGCGCGATCACCGCCTACCACCTCGCCGCCGGTGGCGCGAAGGTGACCGTGCTCGAACGCGGGCCTTGGCTGGAGGGCAAGGACTTCGAGCACGACTTCCTGCTCGGCTCGTCCTACACGCGGGCGTTCGACTTCGTCATCGGTGACGGGATGAGCGTGCTCGGCGGAAACTGCGTCGGCGGCGGCAGCGTGGTGTACTTCGCCGCGATGCCCCGCGCGCCGCGGTTCGTCTTCGACCGCCACGGCAGCGTCGGGCACCGGATGTGGCCGGCCGAGATCGACCGCGACAGCCTCGATCCCTGGTACGACCGGGTAGCCGAAGCGCTCCCGGTGGCGCAGCAGGACTGGGACGACGTGTCCTACGCCGGCGGGCTGTGGGCGGCCGCGTGCCACCGTGCCGGGCACACCGCGAACCCGGCACCGGTCGCGGTGGACAACAAGCTGTGCACCAACTGCAACTGGATGATGGCGGGCTGCCGGTTCGACGCGAAGCGGTCGCTGCTGACCAACTACCTGCCGGGGGCGCTGGCGCACGGTGCCGAGATCCGCCCCCTGCACGAGGTGCAGCAGCTGGAGCGCACCGAGGACGGCGGCTACCGGGTGCACTACAACGTGATCGACGACGAGGACTACCGGGTGCACACCGGCGGCGGCACCATCGACGCGAAGATCGTCGTGCTGGCCGCCGGTGCGGGTGCCACGCCGGTGATCCTCCAGCGCTCCAAGGCCACCCTCGGCGATCTGCCGCACGCGGTGGGCCGGTACTTCTCCGGCAACGGCGAACGGCTCAACACCGCGGTGCTCAACGAGGACAAGGTAAAGGACGTGCTCGGCCTCAGCCGCGCGGATGGGATCGGCTACCAGGCCAACCAGATCGGCAAGGGCCCGACCGTGGCCTGCTGGGACTTCCTGGACGGCGCGCTGCCCGAGTACGACCGCTTTTCGTTGGAGCAGCTGTACTTCCCGCCCGGACTCGGCACCATCCTCGCGCAGGTCCCCGGGGCGGACGCGCCGGCGTGGTTCGGCGTGCGGAAGCGGGAGATGATCGAGCAGTGGCGGTCGTGGCTGACCATCTTCCTGATGACCGAGGACGACAACGAAGGCGTGTTCGGCACCCCGCCGCCCACCGGCAACGCCTACCGCATCTCGCAGCAGATGCTCGGCCGCGGCCCGCTGCGCTACGACCCGACCGAGAACACCAGGCACGGCTGGGCGCTGGCCGACGCGGAGTGCAAGAGGATCATGGAGCAGGACGGCCTCGCCACGATCGCGCCGTGGACAAACGACGTGGTCGGCGCGTACACCGTGCACCCGCTGGCGTCCTGCCGGATCGGTGACGACCCGGCGACCTCGGCCCTGCATCCCAACCACGAGCTGCGCGGCCATCCCGGCATCTTCGTCACCGACGGTTCGGCGGTGCCCTCCGCGCTGACGGTGAACCCGGCCATGACGATCGCCGCGCTGGCCGAGCGCGCGGTGCCCGGCATCGTGCGTGCCGCACAGGAACGCGGCGTCCGGGTCACCTACGACGGCACCCTGCCCGGTACTCCCGGCGGGAACACCGCCACGCTGCCGTTGAGCGTGGCCGCGGAACGCTGA
- a CDS encoding carboxymuconolactone decarboxylase family protein, producing MTPTPVRLALRRSLRDIRYVRAVPPRRATGTVGAVYTQLERDFGLLAPPVALHSPAPAVLAASWLMLRESLVASGVTSRADKEVVASAVSRANTCPYCVEVHGMALAALGRPGDAGAISGGRFAGIEDPATRELASWARDGTAMTTEEAAIPELVAVAVVFHYLNRMVNVFLGPSPLPAAVPGSARATVRGVLGRFLMPPGTATPGESLTLLPAAPVPGDLAWARGSETVAGAFARACAAVDGAATGVVSPAVRELVLGELACWDGRPPGLSRAWLEAAVTPLVAADRPVARLALLTAFSSSQVDSALVAEFRRRRPDDRGLVELTGWASLAAARTFGAKLAAAAHSGAAGDPAR from the coding sequence ATGACGCCAACGCCGGTCCGGCTCGCGCTGCGCAGGTCGTTGCGCGACATCCGGTATGTCCGTGCCGTTCCGCCCCGCCGGGCCACCGGCACGGTCGGCGCGGTCTACACCCAGCTCGAGCGCGACTTCGGCCTGCTCGCGCCCCCGGTGGCCCTGCACTCGCCGGCACCGGCGGTGCTGGCCGCGAGCTGGCTCATGCTGCGGGAGTCGCTGGTGGCCTCCGGGGTGACGAGCAGGGCGGACAAGGAGGTGGTGGCATCCGCGGTGTCGCGGGCCAACACCTGCCCGTACTGCGTCGAGGTGCACGGCATGGCGCTGGCCGCGCTCGGCCGGCCCGGCGACGCCGGCGCGATCAGCGGCGGCCGGTTCGCCGGGATCGAGGACCCGGCGACCCGCGAGCTGGCCTCGTGGGCGCGGGACGGCACCGCGATGACCACCGAGGAAGCGGCGATCCCCGAGCTGGTCGCGGTCGCGGTCGTGTTCCACTACCTCAACCGCATGGTCAACGTCTTCCTCGGGCCGTCCCCGCTGCCAGCGGCGGTGCCCGGTTCCGCGCGGGCCACCGTGCGCGGGGTGCTCGGCCGGTTCCTCATGCCGCCCGGCACCGCGACGCCCGGCGAGTCGCTGACGCTGCTGCCGGCGGCGCCGGTGCCGGGCGACCTCGCCTGGGCACGGGGCAGCGAGACCGTCGCCGGCGCGTTCGCCCGCGCCTGCGCGGCGGTGGACGGGGCCGCCACCGGCGTGGTTTCGCCGGCGGTGCGCGAGCTCGTGCTCGGTGAGCTGGCGTGCTGGGACGGGCGGCCGCCCGGGCTGAGCCGGGCCTGGCTGGAAGCGGCGGTCACCCCGCTGGTGGCGGCGGACCGGCCGGTGGCAAGGCTCGCCCTGCTGACCGCGTTCTCTTCGTCCCAAGTGGACTCGGCGCTGGTGGCGGAGTTCCGGCGAAGACGACCGGACGATCGCGGGCTCGTCGAGCTGACCGGGTGGGCGAGCCTGGCCGCGGCCAGGACCTTCGGCGCGAAGTTGGCCGCGGCCGCGCACAGCGGGGCGGCCGGAGACCCAGCGCGTTGA